A stretch of DNA from Streptomyces rubradiris:
GCCCCTAGGGGTCGGCTCAGGGTGGGTTTCCACCCGTGGGCCCTGTTCCGTCCACCCGTGCCGCCGCTAGTTTCGCAGCGTGGCGATGTTCCGACTCCAGGGCAGCAAGGTGCTCGCCGTCGACATGACCGGGGATGCCGTGAAGGCGAAGAACGGCTCGATGGTCGCGTACGACGGGCAGATGGCCTTCAAGAAGCTGAGCGGCGGCGGCGAGGGGCTGCGGGGAATGGTGACCCGGCGGCTCACCGGCGAGCAGATGACGGTGATGGAGGTGAAAGGGCATGGGACGTGCTGGTTCGCGGACCGGGCGTCCGAGATCAACCTGGTCACCCTCCAGGGGGACAAGCTCTACGTGGAGGCGGGCAATCTGCTGGTGACGGACGCGGGGCTGCGTACGGGCACGACGTTCACCGGCGTGCGCGGCGCCTCCCAGGGCAACGGCCTGTTCACGACGACCGTGGAGGGACACGGACAGGCGGCGATCCTCTCCGACGGCCCGGCGGTCGTCCTCCGGGTGACCCCGCAGTACCCGCTGACCGTCGACCCGGGCGCCTATGTCGCCCACCAGGGTGATGTCCGGCAGTCCTTCCAGTCCGGTGTGACATTCCGCACGATCCTCGGGGAGGGCGGCGGCGAGGCCTTCCAGATCCGCTTCGAGGGCGACGGGCTGGTGTACGTGCAGCCGAGCGAGCGGACCACGATCGCGGGAGACGTGTGATGACCTTCCGGGAGATCAACTCCAAGATGGTGGAGGCGACCGTGGCGCCGGGGCAGCGGCTGTTCAGCCAGCGCGGCGCGATGCTCGCCTACCGCGGGGACGTGTCCTTCACACCCAACGTCCAGGGCGGCCAGGGCGGGCTGATGTCCATGATCGGGCGCCGGGTGGCCGGCGAGGCGACCCCCCTGATGACGGTCGAGGGCAACGGCACGGTGTTCTTCGGGCACGGCGGCCACCACGTCCAGGTGATCACCCTCTCCGGTGACACGCTCTACGTGGAGGCCGACCGGCTGCTCGCCTTCGAGGGCACCCTGCGGCAGGGCACGATGTTCATGGGCGCCCAGGGCGGGGTGATGGGTCTGGTGCGCGGGCAGGTCACCGGGCAGGGGCTGTTCACGACCACGCTCCAGGGGCACGGCTCGGTGGCGGTGATGGCGCACGGCGGCGTCTTCGAGGTCCCGGTCACCCCGCAGCGCCCGGTCCACGTCGACCCGCAGGCGTACGTCGCCCACCACGGCGAGATCCGCAACAGGCTGTCCACCGCGCTCGGCTGGCGCGAGATGGTGGGCCGCGGCTCCGGTGAGGCCTTCCAGCTGGAGCTGAGCGGCAACGGCACGGTGTACGTCCAGGCCTCGGAGGAGAAGCTGTGAGCACCTACGGAACCCCGGGCGCCGGACCGGTCGTGCACGACCCGCTGTCGCTGCCCGCCGACGACAACGTCACCCCGTACACCTTCTGTGTGGAGCTGAAGAGCGGGCAGTGGTTCCTGCAGAAGGGGAAGATGATCGCCTACTACGGGTCGATCGAGTTCAACGGCATCGGGCACGGGCGACTCGACCGGCTTGTCCGTACGTCGTTTCATTCGCCACTGCACGCGAGCGACTGGGTCGTGGCGGAGGGCTCGGGGAAGATGCTGCTGGCCGACCGGGCGTTCGACGTCAACTCCTACGACCTGGACGACGGGAACTTGACCATTCGCGCGGGCAATCTGCTCGCTTTTCAGCCAAGTCTCGCGCTCAAACAGTCGATCGTCCCGGGCTTTCTGACCCTGATCGGAACCGGAAAGTTCGTAGCCGCATCAAACGGTCCGGTGGTGTTCGTGGAACCTCCGATCCGGGTGGACCCGCAGGCGCTCGTCGGGTGGGCCGACTGCCCGTCCCCGTGCCATCACTACGACCATGGGTACCTGACGGGTGTCCTGGGCGGTCTACGTGCGATGACGGGCCTCGGCGGGGTCTCCGGGGAGGAGCACCAGTTCGAGTTCGTCGGCGCGGGGACGGTCCTGCTGCAGTCGACCGAGACGCTCATGGCCGAGGTGGCGACCGGGGCGGTTCCGCCGGAACCCGGGGTGCCGGGAGGTGGCGGAATGACACCGGGCGGGCACGGTCCGCAATCGTCGGGTGCACCGCGCCTTCCCGGACAGCTGGGAGACCTCCAGCGTCGCTTCGGGCTGTGAGCGGTAGTCTGCGGAGTGTGACGTCGAACGCGTGCGCACGTCACACCACCCAAGTTAGTTCGCCATTCAACTTCTTAGGTAGACTTCATTCATGGAGACCGAGACGGCCACGCGCTGGCTGACCGATGCGGAGCAGTGCGCCTGGCGCACCCACCTGGAGGTCAACAGGCTGTTGACGTACCAGCTCGAAAAGGATCTGCAGCCGTTCGGCCTGACAATGAACGACTACGAGATCCTGGTGCACCTGTCCGAGTCGGAGGACGTACGGATGCGGATGAGCGACCTGGCCTCCGCGACCCTTCAGTCCAAGAGCCGGCTCTCGCACCAGATCACCCGCATGGAGAACGCCAACCTGGTCCGCCGCGAGAACTGTGACACCGACCGGCGGGGGCTGTACGCCGTGCTGACGGACCATGGCATGGAGATGATGCGGAAGGTCGCGCCGCATCACGTGGCCTCGGTGCGCCGGCACTTCATCGACCTGCTGTCGCCGGACGCGCTGATGGAGCTGGACAAGGCGCTCAAGCCGGTCGCCGAGCACCTGAGAGGACAGCGGGGACGTCCCTGAGCCAGCCGCGCGGGCGGGCGGCGGCGACACCACGCACCGCCGCCCGCGCAAGCCGCCCGGCACGCTGACCGACACCCGCGCGAGCCCTTCCGGCACCGCTCACCGCAGCCCCCGTGAGCCCACCCGACCCCGCCGACCGGTACGCGTGTGAGCCCTTTGGCACCGCTCACCGGCACCCGCCGAGCGCCGGACAGCCCCCGACGGCCACGCCGCCCACACGGCCCGGGGCCCAGCAGAGGACACCGTCCGGCGCGCGGAACAACGGGCGGTCACAGACACCGCCCGGCGACAGTCACACCCATACGGCCACCGCACCGCCCCGCCTGTCCGGCGGCAGCCACCGCCGTCGGCGTCGCCGGAGCGCCGGGTATCGGCGGTCCTCGGTGGTCAGGCGGTGGCGGCCGTCTCGTCGCCCGTGCTCGCCGGGACCGGTCCGGGCGCGTGGCCCGCCGCTGCCGTACGGACGGCCGCGGCCACGGCCGTTACCAGGGCGGCGGCGCCCGCCAGGGCGAAGCACAGCGGCAGCGGCAGGCGGCCGATCAGCAGCCCGGCCGCCAGCGCCCCGGCCGAACTCCCCGCGTTCACCCCGGTGTTCACCCAGGCCCCGGCCTGGATCCGGGTCTCCTCCGTCGCCGTCTCGTCGGCCAGCAGATACGCGGTCGTCAGTGCCGGGGCGATGAACGCGCCCGCGAGGGCCAGCACGCCGGACAGGGTCCACAGGCCGGGCGCCAGCCCCGCCGCCGCCAGCACCAGTGCGAAGGCCACGGCGAACCGGCACAGCCGGACCCGGGCGGGCGCGCGCCAGCGCACCGCCCCGGCCGCGAGCCCGCCGAGCGCGCTGCCCACCGACAGCGCGCCCAGGACCCAGGGGACCAGCGCGGGGTCGTAGGAGCGTGCCTCGGCGAAGGCCAGCACCAGCAGTTCCACGGCGCTGATGGCCAGCCCGAGGCCCAGCGCGACCACGACCGCCGGCAGCAGCCCCCGCACCGGCACGGACCGTCGCCGGCGGGCGGCGGCGGGGCGCGGGCCGGGCAGGGCCGGGGAGGTGACGAAGGCGCAGGTGCCGGCCACGTTCAGGACCGCGCTCAGCAGGATGCCGGCGGCCGCCGGGGCGGCGCCCAGCAGCGCGCCGACCAGCGCCGGACCGGAGACGTACAGCAGTTCTTCGGCGACGGCGTCGAGGCTGTAGGCGCGCCGCGCCATGCCCTCGTCCGGCATCAGCGCGGACCACAGGGCGCGCATGGCGGGGCCGAGCGGCGGCGCGCAGCAGCCCGCGAGCGCGGCCGTGCCGGCGACGGCCGCCGCGGGTGCGCCCGGACTCCAGGTCAGCGCGGCCAGGAGGGCCAGCAGGGCGCCGTACAGCAGTGACATGGGCAGCAGGACCCGGCGCGGACCGTGGCGGTCGACCAGGGCGGCGCGCATCGGCATCAGCAGGACCGTGGTGGCGCCGAACAGGGACAGCACGACGCCGGAGACGGCCCAGGAACCGGTGGCGGCGGTGACGGACAGCGGTACCGCCAGGCCGGCCGTGGCGTAGGACAGACGGCCCGCCAGGGCGGCGGTGAAGGTGCGGCGGGCCTGGGGCACGCGCAGGACGGCGGCGTACGAAGGCCGCGAAAGGGGCGTGGACACGCGGAAGTTCCTCTGAAGAGGCGGAAAAAGGGGACACCTGAGGGCCCGGTGGCCGCCTGTGCGGCCCCGGCTGCCGGGTGTGGCCCTACGCCATGAGGAGGAACAGCATGCCGGTCACGGTAGCAGGGTGATCACCGGACCGGCCAGGGTTCAGCCCTGGGTCAGTCCCGTGACCAGTTCGTCCGCCGCGCGGTAGGGGTCCAGTTCGCCGGCGACGATGCGTTCGGCGAGGGCGCCGAGCCGGCGGTCGCCGTGCAGGTCGCCGATGCGTTCGCGCAGCGCGGTGACGGCGATGGTCTCCACCTCGCGGGCCGCGCGGGCCGTGCGGCGCTCGGCGAGGACGCCCCGCTCCTCCATCCAGGCCCGGTGCTTCTCCAGGGCCTCCACCAGCTCGTCGACGCCCTCGGCGCGAGCCGCGACCGTCTTGACGATGGGCGGACGCCAGTCGCCGGGGCCGCGGGCCTCGCCCAGCCCCAGCATGTGGTTCAGCTCGCGGGCGGTGGCGTCGGCGCCGTCCCGGTCGGCCTTGTTGACCACGTACACGTCGCCGATCTCCAGGATTCCGGCCTTCGCCGCCTGGATGCCGTCACCCATGCCAGGGGCGAGCAGGACCACGCTGGTGTCGGCCTGGGAGGCGATCTCGACCTCGGACTGGCCGACGCCGACCGTCTCGACCAGGATCACGTCGCAGCCCGCCGCGTCCAGCACCCGGATGGCCTGCGGGGCGGCCCAGGCCAGCCCGCCGAGGTGGCCGCGGGTGGCCATCGAGCGGATGTAGACACCGGGGTCGGAGGCGTGGTCGGACATCCGGACCCGGTCGCCGAGCAGGGCGCCGCCGGAGAACGGGGAGGACGGGTCGACGGCCAGGACGCCGACCCTCCTGCCCTGCTTGCGGTAGGCGGTGACCAGCGCGGAGGTGGAGGTCGACTTGCCGACGCCGGGCGAGCCGGTCAGGCCCACCACATAGGCGTTGCCGGTCAGCGGCGCCAGGGCCGCCATGACCTCCCTCAGCTGTGGTGACGCCCCCTCCACCAGGGAGATCAGCCGGGCCACGGCCCGCGGCCGGCCTTCCCTGGCCTGGGCCACCAGAGAGGAGACGTCCTGCATCACAGCTCCGTTCACTTCACCGACGTACCGGAATCGGACCTACGGGGTCTCAGGACTTCGGCACCCGCACGATCAGCGCGTCGCCCTGGCCGCCGCCGCCGCACAGCGCGGCGGCGCCGATCCCGCCGCCCCGGCGCTTGAGCTCCAGCGCCAAGTGCAGCACGAGGCGGGCGCCGGACATGCCGATCGGGTGGCCGAGCGCGATGGCGCCGCCGTTGACGTTCACCTTTTCCGTGGACACGCCGAGGTCCTTCATTGACTGCACGGTGACCGCGGCGAACGCCTCGTTGATCTCGATGAGGTCCAGGTCGGAGACGTTCAGGCCCTCCTTCTCCAGCGCGTGCCGGATGGCGTTGGACGGCTGCGACTGGAGGGAGTTGTCGGGGCCGGCCACATTGCCGTGCGCGCCGATCTCGGCGAGCCAGTCGAGGCCCAGCTCCTGGGCCTTGGCCTTGCTCATCACGACCACGGCGGCGGCGCCGTCGGAGATCTGCGAGGAGGTGCCGGCGGTGATCGTGCCGTCCTTGGTGAAGGCCGGGCGCAGCTTGGCCAGGGACTCCACGGTGGTGTCGGCGCGGATGCCCTCGTCCTTGCTGAACAGCACCGGGTCGCCCTTGCGCTGCGGGATCTCCACCGGGGTGATCTCGGCCTCGAACAGGCCGTTCTTCTGGGCGGCGGCGGCCCGCTGGTGGGACAGGGCGGCGACCTCGTCCTGCTCGGGGCGCTTGATGCCGAGGCGGGTGTTGTGCTTCTCGGTGGACTCGCCCATCGGGATGTTCTCCCACGGGTCGGTCAGGCCGTCGTAGGCCATCGCGTCGAGCATCTCGAGCGCGCCGTACTTGTAGCCCTCGCGGGAGCCGGGCAGCAGGTGCGGGGCGTTGGTCATGGACTCCTGGCCGCCCGCCACGACGATGTCGAACTCGCCGGCGCGGATCAGCTGGTCGGCGAGGGCGATGGCGTCGAGGCCGGAGAGGCACACCTTGTTGATGGTGAGCGCGGGAACGTTCATCGGGATGCCGGCCTTGACGGCGGCCTGGCGGGCCGGGATCTGGCCCGCGCCGGCCTGGAGCACCTGGCCCATGATCACGTACTGCACCTGGTCGCCGCCGATCCCCGCACGGTCGAGGGCGGCCTTGATCGCGAAGCCGCCGAGGTCGGCTCCGGAGAAGGACTTCAGGGAGCCCAGCAGCCGCCCCATGGGCGTCCGGGCGCCCGCGACGATCACCGAGCTGGTCGTTCCAGAAGACATGAGGTGCGATCCCCTTCCAGCTGCGCGCAGCCGAGGAGTGAACGAGGGTTTACTTCGAATGTACTGAGCGGTTGGACAGGTCGTCACCGGCCCGTCGGTGTGATCGCGCGCACGTTGCGTAACCACCCCGTGAGCGCTGCACTGAATCCATGCTGACGCGAATCGACCACATCGGGATCGCCTGCCACGACCTCGACGCGACCGTCGAGTTCTACCGGGCCACGTACGGCTTCGAGGTCTTCCACACCGAGGTCAACGAGGAGCAGGGCGTGCGCGAGGCCATGCTCCGCATCAACGGCACCTCCGACGGCGGTGCCTCCTACCTGCAGCTGCTGGAGCCGGTCCGCGAGGACTCCACGGTCGCCAAGTGGCTCGCGAAGAACGGGGAGGGCGTCCACCACATCGCCTTCGGCACCGCGGACGTGGACGCCGACTCCGAGGAGATCCGGGGCAAGGGCGTGCGCGTGCTCTACGACGAGCCCCGGCGCGGGTCCATGGGCTCGCGGATCACCTTCCTGCACCCCAAGGACTGCCATGGCGTCCTCACAGAACTGGTCACTTCGGCCCCTGTTGAGACGCCCGAGCACTGACCCCCGTACATAAGGGCCGGTAGGGTTGGGGGCGGTCGTCCCGTCAACCGGGGCGGCCGGGTCCTGCCGTTGCCGGCGGGACCGAGCCGGGGTCCGGGTTTCGGGGGACGAGCGTCGGGGCAGCAGCCCGTGCTCCGCCCTCTGTCCGACACCCTTCCCCGGGGGCCCCGTTCGGCGGATGGACGGAGCTCGTTGGAGAAGCTGACCAGGGGACGGATGGGACCGCGCAGTGCGGGGCTACGAGAGCCAGGAGCGAGAGCCGGCGGCTGACGTCGACCACCTCTCTCGGTTCGAGGCCGAGATGAAGCGGCTGAGGACCGAGCGGGAGAAGGCGATCCAGCACGCCGAGGACCTCGGCTACCAGGTCGAGGTGCTGCGCGCCAAGCTGCACGAGGCGCGCCGCACCCTCATGACCCGGCCCGCCTACGACGGCGGCGACATCGGTTACCAGGCCGAGCAGCTGCTGCGCAACGCCCAGATGCAGGCCGAGCAGCTGCGCCAGGACGCCGAGCGGGAGCTGAGCCAGGCCCGCGCGCAGACCCAGCGCATCCTCCAGGAGCACGCCGAGCAGGCCGCCCGGCTCCAGGCGGAGCTGCACCAGGAGGCGGTGACCCGGCGCCAGCAGCTCGACCAGGAGCTGGCCGAGCGCCGCGCCACCGTCGAGTCGCACGTCAACGAGAACGTGGCGTGGGCGGAGCAGTTGCGCGCCCGCACCGAGCAGCAGGCCCGCCGGCTGCTGGAGGAGTCCCGCGCGGAGGCCGAGCAGGCCATGGCCGCCGCCCGCGCGGAGGCCGAGCGGCTGACCCGGGAGGCCCGGGAGCGGCTGCGCGACGAGGCCGAGTCGGCCCGCGCCGAGGCCGACCAGATCCTGCGCCGGGCCCGCGCGGACGCCGAGCGGCTGCTGAACGCGGCCTCGACGCAGGCGCAGGAGGCCACCGAGCACGCCGAGCGGTTGCGCACCGCCACGGTCACCGAGTCGGACGCGGCCCGCCGGCAGGCCGCCGAGCTGAGCCGGGCCGCCGAGGAGCGGATGGCGGCGGCCGAGGAGGCGCTGCGCAAGGCGCAGGCCGAGGCCGAGAAGGTGGTCACCGAGGCGAAGGAGGCCGCCGCCAAGGCGCTGGCGAGCGCCGAGGCCGCCAACGAGACGCGTACGCGCACCGCCAAGGAGCAGGTCGCCCGGCTGGTCGAGGAGGCCACCAAGGAGGCCGAGCACACCCGGTCCGAGGCCGAGCAACTGGTCGCGGACGCCCGCGCCGAGGCCGAGAAGATCGTCGCCGAGGCCGCCGAGAAGGCCCGCACGATCACCGCCGAGGAGACGGCCACCCAGCTGTCCAAGGCGGCCAAGACCGCCGAGGACGTGCTCAACAAGGCGTCGGAGGACGCCCGCAAGACCACCCGGGCCGCCGCCGAGGAGGCCGAGCGGATCCGTTCGGAGGCCGAGGCGGAGGCGGACCGGCTGCGTGCCGAGGCGCACGACATCGCCGAGCAGCTCAAGGGCGCGGCCAAGGACGACACCAAGGAGTACCGGGCCAAGACGGTCGCACTCCAGGAGGAGGCGCGCCGGCTGCGCGGCGAGGCCGAGCAGCTGCGCGCCGACGCGGTCGCCGAGGGCGAGTCGATCCGTGCCGAGGCCCGCCGCGAGGCCGTCGCCAAGATCGAGGAGGCGGCCAGGTCCGCCGAGGAGCTGCTGGGCAAGGCCAAGGCGGACGCCGAGGAGCTGCGGCAGACCGCGACGGCCGACAGCGAGAAGGTCCGCGCCGAGGCCGCCGAGCGCGCCACCGCGCTGCGCCGGCAGGCCGAGGAGGCCCTGGAGCGCGCCCGCGAGGAGGCCGAGCGGCTGCGCGCCGAGGCCGCCGAGCAGGCCGAGACGGCCCGGGCGGACGCCGAGAAGGCCGCGCGTGAGCTGCGCGAGGAGACCGAGAAGGCGGTCGAGGCCCGCCGGGCGGAGACCGCCGAGGAGCTGTCCCGGCTGCAGGCCGAGGCGCAGGAGCGGCTGGCGTCGGCCGAGCGGGCGCTGACCGAGGCCCGCGAGGAGGCCGCCCGGGTCCGCCGGGAGACCGCCGAGGAGACCGAGCGGCTGCGCGCCGAGGCCGCCGAGCGGATCCGTACGCTCCAGGAGCAGGCCGAGGCCGAGGCCGAACGGCTGCGCACCGAGGCCGCCTCCGACGCGTCCGCCTCCCGTGCCGAGGGCGAGGCCATCGCCGTACGGCTGCGGTCGGAGGCCGCCGCGGAGGCCGAGCGGCTGAAGGCGGAGGCCCAGGACACCGCGGACCGGGTGCGCGCGGAGGCGCAGGCCGCCGCCGAGCGGCTGGGCACCGAGGCGTCCGAGACGCTGGCCGCCGCGCAGGAGGAGGCCGCCCGGCGCCGCCGCGAGGCCGAGGAGCTGCTCGGCGCCGCCCGTGAGGAGGCCGGCCAGGAGCGGCAGCGGGCCCGTGAGCAGAGCGAGGAGCTGCTGGCCGCCGCCCGCAAGCGGGTCGAGGAGGCGCAGGCCGAGGCCACCCGGCTGGTGGAGGAGGCCGACCGGCGGGCCGGCGAGATGGTCGCCGCCGCCGAACAGCACGCCCAGCAGGTCCGGGACTCCGTCGCCGGGCTGCACGAGCAGGCCCAGGAGGAGATCGCCGGGCTGCGCTCGGCCGCCGAGCACGCGGCGGACCGTACCCGGCGGGAGGCCGAGGAGGAGGCGGACCGGGTCCGTTCCGACGCCTACGCCGAGCGGGAGCGGGCCGGCGAGGACGCCGCCCGGGTGCGGCGCGAGGCGCACGAGGAGTCGGAGGCCGCGAAGGCGCTGGCCGAGCGGACGACGGCGGAGGCGATCGCCGAGGCCGAGCGGCTGCGCGCGGACGCGGGCGAGTACGCGCAGCGGGTGCGCACCGAGGCGTCGGACGCGCTCGCCGAGGCGGACCAGGCGGCGGCCCGTACCCGGGCGGACGCCCGCGAGGACGCCAACCGCATCCGCTCCGACGCCGCCGCCCAGGCCGACACCCTCATCACCGAGGCCCGCAAGGAAGCCGAACGCCTCCAGACCGAGACCGCCGCCGAGGCCGAACGGGTGCGCACCGAGGCGGTCGCGGAGGCCGAGCGGCTGCGCGGCGAGACCGCGGCCGAGGCGGAGCGGGTCCGGACCGAGGCGTCCGAGACGCTCACCGAGGCCAACGAGGCGGCGGCCCGTACCCGGGCGGACGCCCGCGAGGACGCCAACCGCATCCGCTCCGACGCCGCCGCCCAGGCCGACACCCTCATCACCGAGGCCCGCAAGGAAGCCGAACGCCTCCAGACCGAGACCACCGCCGAGGCCGAGCGGGTGCGCACCGAGGCGCTGACCGAGGCGGACCGGGTGCGCGCGGAGGCCGTCGCGAACGCCGAGCAGCTGATCGGGGACGCCACGGGCGAGGCCGAGCGACTGCGCGCGGAGGCCGCCGAGACGGTCGGTTCCGCGCAGGCGCACGCCAAGCGGGTGCGGGCGGAGGCCGAGCGGACGAAGGCGGACGCCGAGGCCGAGGCCGAACGGCTCGTCAACTCCGCGCGCGAGGAGGCCGAGCGGACCCTGGAC
This window harbors:
- a CDS encoding AIM24 family protein, whose amino-acid sequence is MFRLQGSKVLAVDMTGDAVKAKNGSMVAYDGQMAFKKLSGGGEGLRGMVTRRLTGEQMTVMEVKGHGTCWFADRASEINLVTLQGDKLYVEAGNLLVTDAGLRTGTTFTGVRGASQGNGLFTTTVEGHGQAAILSDGPAVVLRVTPQYPLTVDPGAYVAHQGDVRQSFQSGVTFRTILGEGGGEAFQIRFEGDGLVYVQPSERTTIAGDV
- a CDS encoding AIM24 family protein, with translation MTFREINSKMVEATVAPGQRLFSQRGAMLAYRGDVSFTPNVQGGQGGLMSMIGRRVAGEATPLMTVEGNGTVFFGHGGHHVQVITLSGDTLYVEADRLLAFEGTLRQGTMFMGAQGGVMGLVRGQVTGQGLFTTTLQGHGSVAVMAHGGVFEVPVTPQRPVHVDPQAYVAHHGEIRNRLSTALGWREMVGRGSGEAFQLELSGNGTVYVQASEEKL
- a CDS encoding AIM24 family protein: MSTYGTPGAGPVVHDPLSLPADDNVTPYTFCVELKSGQWFLQKGKMIAYYGSIEFNGIGHGRLDRLVRTSFHSPLHASDWVVAEGSGKMLLADRAFDVNSYDLDDGNLTIRAGNLLAFQPSLALKQSIVPGFLTLIGTGKFVAASNGPVVFVEPPIRVDPQALVGWADCPSPCHHYDHGYLTGVLGGLRAMTGLGGVSGEEHQFEFVGAGTVLLQSTETLMAEVATGAVPPEPGVPGGGGMTPGGHGPQSSGAPRLPGQLGDLQRRFGL
- a CDS encoding MarR family winged helix-turn-helix transcriptional regulator produces the protein METETATRWLTDAEQCAWRTHLEVNRLLTYQLEKDLQPFGLTMNDYEILVHLSESEDVRMRMSDLASATLQSKSRLSHQITRMENANLVRRENCDTDRRGLYAVLTDHGMEMMRKVAPHHVASVRRHFIDLLSPDALMELDKALKPVAEHLRGQRGRP
- a CDS encoding MFS transporter, whose product is MSTPLSRPSYAAVLRVPQARRTFTAALAGRLSYATAGLAVPLSVTAATGSWAVSGVVLSLFGATTVLLMPMRAALVDRHGPRRVLLPMSLLYGALLALLAALTWSPGAPAAAVAGTAALAGCCAPPLGPAMRALWSALMPDEGMARRAYSLDAVAEELLYVSGPALVGALLGAAPAAAGILLSAVLNVAGTCAFVTSPALPGPRPAAARRRRSVPVRGLLPAVVVALGLGLAISAVELLVLAFAEARSYDPALVPWVLGALSVGSALGGLAAGAVRWRAPARVRLCRFAVAFALVLAAAGLAPGLWTLSGVLALAGAFIAPALTTAYLLADETATEETRIQAGAWVNTGVNAGSSAGALAAGLLIGRLPLPLCFALAGAAALVTAVAAAVRTAAAGHAPGPVPASTGDETAATA
- the meaB gene encoding methylmalonyl Co-A mutase-associated GTPase MeaB, coding for MQDVSSLVAQAREGRPRAVARLISLVEGASPQLREVMAALAPLTGNAYVVGLTGSPGVGKSTSTSALVTAYRKQGRRVGVLAVDPSSPFSGGALLGDRVRMSDHASDPGVYIRSMATRGHLGGLAWAAPQAIRVLDAAGCDVILVETVGVGQSEVEIASQADTSVVLLAPGMGDGIQAAKAGILEIGDVYVVNKADRDGADATARELNHMLGLGEARGPGDWRPPIVKTVAARAEGVDELVEALEKHRAWMEERGVLAERRTARAAREVETIAVTALRERIGDLHGDRRLGALAERIVAGELDPYRAADELVTGLTQG
- a CDS encoding acetyl-CoA C-acetyltransferase, which translates into the protein MSSGTTSSVIVAGARTPMGRLLGSLKSFSGADLGGFAIKAALDRAGIGGDQVQYVIMGQVLQAGAGQIPARQAAVKAGIPMNVPALTINKVCLSGLDAIALADQLIRAGEFDIVVAGGQESMTNAPHLLPGSREGYKYGALEMLDAMAYDGLTDPWENIPMGESTEKHNTRLGIKRPEQDEVAALSHQRAAAAQKNGLFEAEITPVEIPQRKGDPVLFSKDEGIRADTTVESLAKLRPAFTKDGTITAGTSSQISDGAAAVVVMSKAKAQELGLDWLAEIGAHGNVAGPDNSLQSQPSNAIRHALEKEGLNVSDLDLIEINEAFAAVTVQSMKDLGVSTEKVNVNGGAIALGHPIGMSGARLVLHLALELKRRGGGIGAAALCGGGGQGDALIVRVPKS
- the mce gene encoding methylmalonyl-CoA epimerase, yielding MLTRIDHIGIACHDLDATVEFYRATYGFEVFHTEVNEEQGVREAMLRINGTSDGGASYLQLLEPVREDSTVAKWLAKNGEGVHHIAFGTADVDADSEEIRGKGVRVLYDEPRRGSMGSRITFLHPKDCHGVLTELVTSAPVETPEH
- the scy gene encoding polarized growth protein Scy, giving the protein MRGYESQEREPAADVDHLSRFEAEMKRLRTEREKAIQHAEDLGYQVEVLRAKLHEARRTLMTRPAYDGGDIGYQAEQLLRNAQMQAEQLRQDAERELSQARAQTQRILQEHAEQAARLQAELHQEAVTRRQQLDQELAERRATVESHVNENVAWAEQLRARTEQQARRLLEESRAEAEQAMAAARAEAERLTREARERLRDEAESARAEADQILRRARADAERLLNAASTQAQEATEHAERLRTATVTESDAARRQAAELSRAAEERMAAAEEALRKAQAEAEKVVTEAKEAAAKALASAEAANETRTRTAKEQVARLVEEATKEAEHTRSEAEQLVADARAEAEKIVAEAAEKARTITAEETATQLSKAAKTAEDVLNKASEDARKTTRAAAEEAERIRSEAEAEADRLRAEAHDIAEQLKGAAKDDTKEYRAKTVALQEEARRLRGEAEQLRADAVAEGESIRAEARREAVAKIEEAARSAEELLGKAKADAEELRQTATADSEKVRAEAAERATALRRQAEEALERAREEAERLRAEAAEQAETARADAEKAARELREETEKAVEARRAETAEELSRLQAEAQERLASAERALTEAREEAARVRRETAEETERLRAEAAERIRTLQEQAEAEAERLRTEAASDASASRAEGEAIAVRLRSEAAAEAERLKAEAQDTADRVRAEAQAAAERLGTEASETLAAAQEEAARRRREAEELLGAAREEAGQERQRAREQSEELLAAARKRVEEAQAEATRLVEEADRRAGEMVAAAEQHAQQVRDSVAGLHEQAQEEIAGLRSAAEHAADRTRREAEEEADRVRSDAYAERERAGEDAARVRREAHEESEAAKALAERTTAEAIAEAERLRADAGEYAQRVRTEASDALAEADQAAARTRADAREDANRIRSDAAAQADTLITEARKEAERLQTETAAEAERVRTEAVAEAERLRGETAAEAERVRTEASETLTEANEAAARTRADAREDANRIRSDAAAQADTLITEARKEAERLQTETTAEAERVRTEALTEADRVRAEAVANAEQLIGDATGEAERLRAEAAETVGSAQAHAKRVRAEAERTKADAEAEAERLVNSAREEAERTLDEARKDANKRRSEAAEQVDKLITETTAEADKLLAEAQAQALKTTADAESQADTMVGAARSEAERIVAEATIEGNSLVEKARTDADELLVGARRDATAIRERAEELQSRVTTEIEELHERARREAAETMKSTGDRCDALIKAAEEQLAKAEAKAKELVSEADSEAGKVRIAAVKKAEGLLKEAEQKKARLVKEAEELKTDAVREARRTVEEAEELKAEAVREARRTVDEGKRELEILMRRREDINAEISRVQDVLEALGSLEAPAPGKDGGVKAGAAVGAPRSGGKSSES